The Centroberyx gerrardi isolate f3 chromosome 7, fCenGer3.hap1.cur.20231027, whole genome shotgun sequence genome contains a region encoding:
- the hoatz gene encoding cilia- and flagella-associated protein HOATZ, whose amino-acid sequence MSGQQAESPTQQEEFDKYFIVFDGSSPEDVSHAKQLWSSLSLHPPLESRLVSADIRQRLPVARPHRRTRTGPRTASPEPPSAPPPSRQRQEERQRYLAMADQRREILGLLRRQREQRIQKELVSLAHKPNMKDSRGKEEKQQKPSDQEMDKEIVKQLQ is encoded by the coding sequence ATGTCGGGCCAGCAGGCTGAGTCGCCGACACAGCAGGAGGAGTTTGATAAATACTTCATCGTGTTTGACGGCTCCTCTCCGGAGGACGTGTCCCACGCCAAGCAGCTGTggagctccctctccctccacccgcCGCTGGAGTCCCGGCTGGTGTCGGCGGACATCCGACAGAGGCTGCCGGTGGCCCGGCCGCACCGCCGCACCAGAACCGGTCCCAGAACCGCCTCCCCGGAGCCGCCGAGCGCCCCTCCGCCCTCCCggcagagacaggaggagaggcagaggtaCCTGGCCATGGCCGACCAGAGGAGGGAGATACTGGGTCTGCTGAGgcggcagagagagcagaggatccAGAAGGAGCTGGTGTCTCTGGCTCACAAACCGAACATGAaggacagcagaggaaaagaggagaaacaacaaaaaccttCAGACCAGGAGATGGACAAAGAGATTGTTAAACAGCTTCAGTAG